From the Hyphomicrobiaceae bacterium genome, the window TCGGGCCGCAGGGACACCAGATGGACGTCTGCTACTGACAGGCTCAGTGCGAGGCGTTCGCGCGGTTGATAGGGCTGAAAGCTCACCGATGATAGACCTCGCGCCGCGCACTCTGATTTCAGCGTATCGAACTGCGCGCCCCCTCCTATAAAGAGCCAGCGAATTGGTGTTGGGTGGTTCTCACGCTTAGCTTCAAGATGACCGATGGCGTTAAGCAACGTTTCGATTTCGTGCGTGCGACCAAGGTTTCCGGAATAGCCAACGACGAAGGCGTTCGCGAACCCCCATGAGGCGCGCAGTCGATTTTCAGAGGGAGAAACCGGCACGACGCTATCGCAGTCAGCCCAATTGGGGATGACACGGACTTTCCCTTTCGCGACACCGCATCGTTTTACAAGCGCTGCCATGCGCTCGCCGATCGCGATTGTTGCGTCGCTGTTGCGTAATGAGCGATCGCGCAGTTTACGCAAGGCCGAGAATAGTGCGCCGCTCAGCCGGCCGTCCCCCATGCCGACGGCTTCGGCCACTTCGGGAAAGATGTCTTGTAGCCAGTTTGCCGTCTTGGCACCGCGCGCACGCGCAATAGCGCCGGTGAGCACACCGAGCATTGGTGGATCAGTTTTCGAGATAACGATGTCCCCATTCTGTGCCAAATGGAAAACCGCCCATGCTGCACTGATATAGAAGGTCGCGTAGTCAAAGACACGCCCGACGAGGTTGTGACGTCCGAAGCGCGAGGTCCACACGCGTTTGACGGTGACGTTTCGCACAGTCTCGGAGTCTGGAAGATGGACAGCAGGATCGTCGTATCGCAATCGGCTTGTTATGACGGTGACAGTCTCCTCTTTTTGCGCCAACGCGAACGCGAGGTCGGATAGCATTTGGCTGGTGGCCGAATGGTCCGGGTAAAAGAAGCGGTTGACAAAAATGACGGCCATGGAGCGCGATGTGCTTATGTTGGCTCGGGTGCGAAGAGGTGCTGTCAGATGTTCTACTCAACCATAGCCACGGCGCGTGAGCCAATGATCAAGGACATGCGCATTGAGCAGTGATTGGCGTCCGTGACCTTCCCTGTAAGCTGCTTCCAGTTTTGCCGTATCGACATAAGCATGGATGGGACTCTCAGTCTTGAAAGCAGGAAGGGGACGTTCGTGCACCAGACGCTGGAGTGGATCGTTGACGAGGGGTGTCTTAGGACGTCGCAACACCTCTTCTGGGAGCAGCCCAGTCATGGCGTGACGGACAATCGATTTTGCCCGCGATTGCGGAACGGGCGGGAGGCGGACGAGGAATTCGATCACCCGCGTGTCGAGATAGGGATGGCGATAATCTATCGGAGCCTTCGCGAGCACGGGGTCCATCGACTCCAGAGTCGCTGGCCAGATGCTCGATGTAAGTGACGCGAACGCCCGCGGCCTCCAAGGATGGGAAACAGCACGCAGCCTATAGTGTTCCGCGCAGTAGTGGTCGTAATTCGTGCCGTCGATGAAGTCTGGATTGAGCCAGTTGTCGGGGACCGGAGGAGGTGCATCGATCCAGAGACGATTGAAACTCGAAAGCCGTTGCCAGGCGAGCTTCCATTCCCTTTGCGGTGTCGTGGCGATCAATTGCGCTATGGCGATTCCCAGCCGCCCGAAGCGTCGTTGCCGCGCGAGCCAGCGAAAATAGGGCCGCCATTCAAATGTCAGTGCGTTGTCAGGCCCCTCACCATAGAGCCAGATGCGCGATCGCTGTGCCATGTCCTTATGCATGGCTTCCTCGAAGCGTCGAATGATAATCGCATCGGAAGGCTCTGCCAGCGTCGTCGGCATCTCAAACCAGTGTGGATCGTAGCTCGTGTCGTCCATCGGCACGACGGTGTGCGCCACACCAAGTCGCTTGGCGATAAGGCCGCTGTAGTACTCTTCCTGGTCATCAATCAGTCGTTGATAGACGCGGGTCTGCGTGACGATGCGTGAGGGATTGCCGAGGTGGGCGACGGAAAGTGCCGCCAAACTGCTCGAATCCAATCCGCCACTCATCGTGATGCCGGTAATGCCAGGGTCGAGCCGGTCTGCCAACGCGGCCGTGACGCTGTCTCGAAAAGCTTCGTCGTAGGCACGGGAATTGGGCAGAAAAAGTGGATCTCCGATTTCGAGCTGCCAGTAGCGTGTCGTGGTCGATCGTGATCCTTCAATACACAACACGGTTCCTGGCGCGACCCGGTTGATATGCGAGTAAACCGTGGCCTCCGCCGGGGGACTGAAGTTGTTGGTCAGAAAGCTCAAGATCCAAAGAGCATCCAGATCCCTTTTGAAGGGGATGGCCGTCGTGATTTTGTCGAGGTCGTCACTGATGACGAACGCACTGTCTGTCTGGGTCCAGAACAGAGGCCGCACGCCAAAGCGGTCTCGCGCGCATACCAGCCTCTGGGCGTGTTCGTCCCAAAGAACAAAACCAAAGTCGCCGTGCAGGTAGGAGGCAAAGGCGGGCCCCCATCTGTCGTAGGCTGCAAGACAAAGCGCGGCGTCGCTCGGCGTGCCGCCATCTGGAAACAGAAGTTTTGTGAGTTCATTGCGACGGTCCAACCGGATGCGGCCAACCAAGGTCAGACGTTGGTCCGGTGAGGATTCTGCGGATGCCCCGAAGGGCACCTCTATGCTCGTGGGCGTATAACGGATCTGAACTCGTCGCCGTTCGCTTACCGTGAGATGCTGTTCACCCTCTATCGAAAACGGGAGGGGGCCGGTCGCCTCACCATCGTTTAGGCCACCCGTTTGGGAGGAGCAGACCAGGAAACTCATTGTCTATTTACGTTCATTATTTGTGTCTGTAAGTCCTGGGGATGGTTTCTCAAAACTAGGGACTTTTTCCCGACTTGGTTCAATTCTGGCATATAGTCTCCGCGCGATGTGTGTCTTAGATGCACGTGGAGTGCCTTAGCCCATATGCTACCGGTGGCAACGATGGTTGATCGACCAAATAAGAATGAAGGATCCAAGTCGAATTCTAAGCTTGCCTATCGAGCACCCAAACTTATGAAGTTTGGCACGCTTCGGGCGATGACTTTGACATTTGGGAACATGGGCACCGTTGACGGCGGAGCAACTACAGGTCTGATGAAAACCGCGGCGTGAGTTTCCCGTCTAACGAACGGTTTTTTGGTTCGATCTGGCTTACCCTTTAAGCGGCAAGCCAGATGCTGACCAAGTGGTGAGGATCCGCATTTCGTCGGTATCCTCATCCTCTCCTATCAAAATCTTGTTGTCGTGGATCAGCCAAGCATGTGCGCTGAATTGATCAGCGTTTTTGGCAACGCCGATGCGCAACTCACTGGCAAGACCATTCTGAGACAATAGGCGTTGCAAAGAGAGCGCCCTGACAAGGCAAGTCGCGCGCGGGGAAAATCTTGACGCTCTTTCGACGGCGAGAACCAACGCCTCCGCTGCCGTGTCCCCCGTACCCGGTGCACTCGCCCAAGACCTCAGGTTAGCGGTTTGCTGGATCCGCAAACGCGCTTGGCACTGCGCAATGGTAGCTAACGCCCGGGCAAATAGCCGACGGTCTGGGGCCGGGAGACAAACAAAGCGCACCAACGGGTTCACGGTAAAGCGCTCTCAA encodes:
- a CDS encoding glycosyltransferase family 4 protein, which encodes MAVIFVNRFFYPDHSATSQMLSDLAFALAQKEETVTVITSRLRYDDPAVHLPDSETVRNVTVKRVWTSRFGRHNLVGRVFDYATFYISAAWAVFHLAQNGDIVISKTDPPMLGVLTGAIARARGAKTANWLQDIFPEVAEAVGMGDGRLSGALFSALRKLRDRSLRNSDATIAIGERMAALVKRCGVAKGKVRVIPNWADCDSVVPVSPSENRLRASWGFANAFVVGYSGNLGRTHEIETLLNAIGHLEAKRENHPTPIRWLFIGGGAQFDTLKSECAARGLSSVSFQPYQPRERLALSLSVADVHLVSLRPELEGLIVPSKFYGVAAAGRAAIFIGDADGEVARLIAEEHCGLTVAQGDGAALAQAIETLAADPVLCRALGESGRRAAEKRFALSTAVISWQDLLAALREKSL
- a CDS encoding asparagine synthase-related protein codes for the protein MSFLVCSSQTGGLNDGEATGPLPFSIEGEQHLTVSERRRVQIRYTPTSIEVPFGASAESSPDQRLTLVGRIRLDRRNELTKLLFPDGGTPSDAALCLAAYDRWGPAFASYLHGDFGFVLWDEHAQRLVCARDRFGVRPLFWTQTDSAFVISDDLDKITTAIPFKRDLDALWILSFLTNNFSPPAEATVYSHINRVAPGTVLCIEGSRSTTTRYWQLEIGDPLFLPNSRAYDEAFRDSVTAALADRLDPGITGITMSGGLDSSSLAALSVAHLGNPSRIVTQTRVYQRLIDDQEEYYSGLIAKRLGVAHTVVPMDDTSYDPHWFEMPTTLAEPSDAIIIRRFEEAMHKDMAQRSRIWLYGEGPDNALTFEWRPYFRWLARQRRFGRLGIAIAQLIATTPQREWKLAWQRLSSFNRLWIDAPPPVPDNWLNPDFIDGTNYDHYCAEHYRLRAVSHPWRPRAFASLTSSIWPATLESMDPVLAKAPIDYRHPYLDTRVIEFLVRLPPVPQSRAKSIVRHAMTGLLPEEVLRRPKTPLVNDPLQRLVHERPLPAFKTESPIHAYVDTAKLEAAYREGHGRQSLLNAHVLDHWLTRRGYG